AACGATCCACAGGGTCCCGATGAGGAAGATCGACAAGCCGACTCTGAATAGCTATCTCATAGGTAAAAGGAGCTTCCCGGAACGGTATCTCTCCCAGTACGCGACGAACCCACCTTAGAGGGTCTGGTTTCAACTCCAGTCGCCCCTTCTCGGCAAGGATCAAAACCTCCCAGATCACAATAGGGGAAAGCCAAAGCTCATTAGCCGGATTTTCCAACACCTCAGCCACACGAGGGCTTAACCGCTCAGGTTCCATAAGGCCCCAGATGAAAATGTGAGTGTCCGGAAGGAGCCTCATCGGTTCATGATCTCCCATTCCCCTTCCTCCAATGCAGGGCCGATGATATCGCCTTTAATCTTACCGGTATCCCGAAACGATCCCAACCAGGAGGATGGTCGCTCAGGGGGAGGTGGGGGTAGGATCTGAGCGATCGGCTCACCACGGCGAGTCACCAAGATCGGTTGACCTGTCCTCTTCACCCGATCAAGCAAAGCCAGACATGTCGCCTTGAACTTGGAAATCGAAATGCTTTCCATCATAACCCCTCCTTTCGAGGGGATTTTACCATAGTCGTTGACCATAGTCAAGTCACTCCATCATCGAAAATTTTTTGTTACCTTTTGGCTCAAAATGGTATCTATAATGTATGAGAGGGGAAACTATGAACGACACGGAACTGATACAACAAACCCTACAGGGCAACCCCATAGCATTCGGAAGGCTGATGGAGAGATACTACGATAAAGTCCTCCTCTACACAGCCTCACTGCTGAGAGATTACTTCGAGGCAGAGGAAGTTACCCAGGACGCCTTCCTGAGAGGATACCACCGCCTAAGAGAGCTGAAAGATCCCAACTCCTTTCTCCCCTGGATGATCAGGATAGCCCACAACATGGCCCTCAAGAGGCTCAGAAGGAGGAGGGATCTCCAGGTCATCTCGATAGAGGAATTGGAAGAGGAGATAGCGGATGATAGGTCATTCGAGGATGAGCTTTTGAGGAGGGAGGCGGAGGAGATATTTTATGATGCGATGGAGGGGTTGTGTGAGGATGAAAGGGAGATGTTGTGGGGATGGCTGAAAGGGGAGAGTTACAGGGAGTTGAGTGAACGATATGGCAGGAGCATAGGGGCGGTGAAGATGCGGGTGAAGAGGGCGAAGGAGAAGGTTAGGGAGGAGGTGCTTAGGAGGCTGAGCGGTTTGATAATTCTTCCATGGAGGAAGGTTGGGAAGATGATAGGAGGTGTCGTTATGAAGGCCACGACGAAGGTGGCGATAACGGGAGCGGTCGTGCTGATGCTTGGAGGGACAGGGATATGGATGACGATGCATCGTGGAGATGAGAACCCTGTTGTGAAGCCGAGTGGGGTGAAGGTGGAGCGGAGGATGGAGGCAAATGTTTCATCTCAGAAGGATGAGAAAGAAGGAGAATCGGATGATCTGACCTTTGAGGAGTTCAACGCCTTTCTGGATTCCGTCTTAGATGAGTATTTCGGTGGGCAGGGGGAGGAGACCGTCCCTTCAGAGGAGGTGATCCCATCATCCTCATCAGGGGAGATGGCGGGAAGTGAAACGAGGGGAGGTTCGGAAGGGAAGGGGGAACAGGAGGAAATCGCTGGGGAGGAGATACCAGAGGAACTCAGGATGGCTATGGAGAGGATTGATGAGTTAGATGCTGAGAGAGAGAGGTTAAGGAAAAGAGAGTTTGAGATCCTGGATGAGAAAGAAGAGTTATATAAGCTGCGAGACTACTACGCTG
This genomic interval from Candidatus Poribacteria bacterium contains the following:
- a CDS encoding type II toxin-antitoxin system VapC family toxin, which translates into the protein MGDHEPMRLLPDTHIFIWGLMEPERLSPRVAEVLENPANELWLSPIVIWEVLILAEKGRLELKPDPLRWVRRVLGEIPFREAPFTYEIAIQSRLVDLPHRDPVDR
- a CDS encoding type II toxin-antitoxin system Phd/YefM family antitoxin; translation: MMESISISKFKATCLALLDRVKRTGQPILVTRRGEPIAQILPPPPPERPSSWLGSFRDTGKIKGDIIGPALEEGEWEIMNR
- a CDS encoding sigma-70 family RNA polymerase sigma factor, giving the protein MNDTELIQQTLQGNPIAFGRLMERYYDKVLLYTASLLRDYFEAEEVTQDAFLRGYHRLRELKDPNSFLPWMIRIAHNMALKRLRRRRDLQVISIEELEEEIADDRSFEDELLRREAEEIFYDAMEGLCEDEREMLWGWLKGESYRELSERYGRSIGAVKMRVKRAKEKVREEVLRRLSGLIILPWRKVGKMIGGVVMKATTKVAITGAVVLMLGGTGIWMTMHRGDENPVVKPSGVKVERRMEANVSSQKDEKEGESDDLTFEEFNAFLDSVLDEYFGGQGEETVPSEEVIPSSSSGEMAGSETRGGSEGKGEQEEIAGEEIPEELRMAMERIDELDAERERLRKREFEILDEKEELYKLRDYYAEIGDWEERRKVSRRIYELGKYGEELSDAYHRAWDEIYKLFDIVEEYALQGNPTALKFLKEKYDGFFYKRALERIKQKEGGE